Proteins encoded together in one Cicer arietinum cultivar CDC Frontier isolate Library 1 chromosome 4, Cicar.CDCFrontier_v2.0, whole genome shotgun sequence window:
- the LOC101513156 gene encoding uncharacterized protein At2g38710, translating into MVTATKEMVVYCFDTLVAHYTGEEVLPPSFEDGQHPLFVTWKKVVNGGEPRLRGCIGSLQARGLINGFRDYALTSALRDRRFPPIQAKELPSLECTVSILTDYETANDYLDWEVGKHGIIIEFSDPDYNTRRSATYLPEVAAQEGWTQIEAIDSLIRKAGCNSTITESLRKGIHLTRYQSTLFTMHYGEYVSYVKQTRSAAPSIVGAK; encoded by the exons atggTGACGGCGACCAAGGAAATGGTTGTTTACTGTTTTGACACTCTCGTTGCTCACTACACTGGCGAAGAAGTTCTTCCTCCTTCCTTCGAGGATGGTCAACA cCCATTGTTTGTTACTTGGAAGAAAGTGGTAAATGGTGGAGAGCCTCGTCTTCGCGGATGCATTGGTTCTCTACAAGCACGTGGCTTGATCAATGGCTTCAGAGATTATGCACTGACTAG CGCTCTCAGGGACCGCAGGTTTCCACCGATACAGGCTAAAGAGCTTCCTTCTTTGGAGTGTACAGTCTCTATTCTTACTGACTATGAAACTGCTAATGATTACCTTGATTGGGAG GTAGGAAAACATGgtataattattgaattttctGATCCTGACTATAACACCAGGCGAAGTGCCACATACCTGCCTGAAGTGGCTGCCCAGGAAG GTTGGACTCAAATAGAAGCTATTGATTCTTTGATACGTAAAGCAGGCTGCAATAGTACAATCACGGAGTCACTCAGGAAGGGAATACACCTAACCAGATACCAAAGTACCTTATTTACTATGCACTATGGTGAATATGTTTCATATGTGAAACAGACAAGAAGTGCAGCCCCATCCATCGTTGGAGCTAAGTAA